In Phaseolus vulgaris cultivar G19833 chromosome 3, P. vulgaris v2.0, whole genome shotgun sequence, the sequence ttttttatatatataacaaacgaaatcataatgaaaattatattattatattataatatatacattaataataaatattttaatattctagtttacacttaaaatttatttgttacgttaataaaactgaaaaggatgcatttcaataatttttttttactataagaaattaataaatttaaaatttggatTAGAAGCGAAAATAATTTTCACGCCAAACTACATTAATTTTTCGTAAATGATATGTTCAACAAACTTTAAGTAAACATGGTCACTGTGATAATTTACTTAAACAAAAGTTGTTGATGAAACACGACTATTCGATATTAAAGCTAGTTTAATTTTCTTTATGAATTAATTATCTCATATTgaagtaaatttttattatttttcaattttggtttgaaattttgaatatatGCATAGTATCAAattgaagatattttttttgaTTAATTTACTTTTGCAGTTTTTAGTCCTCATCCTTGAATCTTACAACTTCATAATCAATGCTGGAATGTGTGCAGGAAGAAATATTCGTATTTAACATCgaatcttattttaaatttatctttgaagaaaaaatctgtaagaattaattaataatgaaaGAGGTTCATGACTTTAAGTGAATTTGTATGGTAGAGAGAATTTGCAGAAAtggagaaaaaattaaaataaaccaaCTTTccattataaattttatgtgAAAACATGTGCTAtctattttttatgataataaaattagatattataacAATTACTAAagagtaattataaaataattattttttattaaatttataatgttaTAGTTATAAAGTATTTGATGatagttattatttattataaatagtgttttataaataagaaaattaataaaatgttatacTGATCAGgttaaaaaacaaagaaaaatatgtATATTAAAAAGTAGTTACAAAACGGTTAGAAAAGGAGAGATATTCTTATTGAAGTTATAGATTTTTCAAGACAACTCTATTGTAATAACTCacatgaattatttttatataaaaaatataaaatttaaatatcacTATAATacattgttttaaattttgtttccacataaaaaaaatgttaaagaaTTTCAAATAACTTATAGAAGAAAACACACCAGAAAACTTTTAATCAATTTGTTTCTTCGAATAACCAATTGAAAAACTGTACTTTTAACCAATTGAAAAAGCTAAAGTGTTTCTAAAACAAGTTAATAACACTTTTGAAAAACCTTCTAGTTATTTCAAAACAGTTTAACTCCTCctgaaaaagactttgtgttttTACCTTTCATCATAtgcttgagataagagatagatcAAGACATCAAACACTAGGTTAAGCTACCTAGACACTTTATGAAACACCAAGACTACTTTTCAAGGTTTATGACTTCATCAACTTCTCTTCAAAACTGATGACTTCATCAAACATATTTAATTGGATAACTTGAGATATCCAacaattgatattttatttaaacatataaataaatatatgaatgttgttaattacttaaatatgtttttcttacaAAAACAACATAGTTTCAAATTCATATTCTTCCTACAAATATGCTCTTTAGTGTCACTTTTGGTTGAGAAAGAAATTTACGGTTGAAGAGAGTAAATTTCAACATCCAAAATGAGTAAAGATTATAGGAAAATAAGaatttattagaaaaatagCATTCTACACGAGGTTGGTTTTCAGGATCTAAACATGTTGGGGGAGGTTATGAGATGTAACTAAATAGACTAATTCCACAAACATCATTGGATTAGTGGGCTTCCTAATCACCTTGTTCTCATAATCATGTGTAATCACTCTCCTAATGTTGGTGATTCGTGGTAAAGTATGTCCTAAACTTAATTAACCTCAAATCAACACTAAaatcgttttttttttcactttacatatttatatacaaattaaatctaaataattattgttaaatgtatgcttgaaagaaagaaagagaacaCTAACATTCATTCATGTAATTTGTTACACAAACTTATTGCACTGGAAGGTTTCGATAAATCGAGAAGCTGATTAACGAAATATCGACTCTTTAGCTTCTTGGACAAGTCAAACACGTCTTAACTTCGTAGTTATGAATCAAAAACTAACTAAAACactaaaaatatgattaaacgAGTATTAGACTTGCACTAATCCTAACACATAGAAAGGCCCACcagaaaattataaataggAGGAAACCCCATGATAAAAGATAATGACTGTTTTAATCTTGAACTTGCAATGAGACTAACTTGACCGTCAGAGTGTTTTTGCAAATATCCATGAGAGAAGAGACTAAAATAGAAGACCAAAGAACTTGAAGGTTGAACAACTTGATAGGGATATTCCTCCTTATAATTTGTAAGATCACTTATCTTTGTTATTTGAATGAAATTTTGAGGTTTGATTAATCATGTTGGGAAATATGGTACTGTTCAAGTAGACCCCAAAACAGCACATATATAACCTGCAGGAAAATACGTGGTACTGCCCTGAAGGCATTATTTGAGGTGGTTGTTTTCCTAGGTACCATGTAAGTGTACGTGTGACCCTTTTGCTCACTTGATTTACATCAAGTGGTACCTATGATCGCTGAGTTTGTCACTCAAATTCAAACCTGGTAGGAGAAAAGTCTCTCTTGCCTGATCAAAAGAAAGCATACACATCATATCAATCTGAAGTGATTATTCAATTATAATTAGTCTATTTGACATGCAGCCCCACTTCTGTACACCAGGACATATCATACATACTTTCATTTGtcatattgtaaaaaaattagttaGCCAGTAAGCTTATAATTGGTCACTGGTAAGGACTGCATGTCCTACAATAGCAAATGTAAAAGACCAAACAATAGGATTTTGTAATGACCTATGGTTTTGTACCACACAATCTTAAGGCATTCTTCTAATCTGTAGTACTGTTTCTTTTGAATGTGGTGGGTTGAGGGAGATTTTGGTGCGTTAGTTTgaacaacaataataatgtaaatcTGTGGTTCAACTTTATGTGAAGCCACTAGCTTTATCCTTAGAAGAATGATGagtagatgattaaaataaccAAAAGGACTTTGGTTTCGGTGAAAGACTTCTTGAGAGTTTTATTTTGTCCTGGCTGTAAGCCACATATGTTCTTCATCTTCAATCTTTTCTCTCAAAGTTGCAGGGAAATAGTAGGATTTTTCGAAAGCCTGAAAACTAGGAAGGGAAAGGCAAAAGGAATTATCACTATTATGATCAAACACTCCGGGTAAAGGATTTTCCTCTGGGGATTAAATAAGAGTAGTAGCATTGAAGGTTGGGTCTAACAAAAAAAACTCTCTATAAAGATTCAAATTCTTAAGGAAAAATGTCTATATTTAGTGCTGAACTTATCTCAGATAAGATTGCCTCAAATAATAACgtgagaacaaaaaaaaaaggatagtGGCCTTAAATGTTGACAGTAGTGGGCTAAGTCTACAGCTATCGACTAAAGCTGCACAAATTCCTATGAAAACAACCTGGTGagtatgtttcagatttgaattaggccaacaaaaataaaagtagTCAACAAGAGGGAAAGCAAATGATCGAGTGTATAAACAAAGGAAAAAAGTGAGGAGAAGATGGGGTCTGCTGTCAGATTGTTAGTATctgaatataaattttatttttttattttttttaattttgctttTGATGACTTCTATGATTAGGCTTAGACATTAAGAAAAATTCTTGGGATCACTTCGCAAACAAAATTGTGCATAAAAAGCAATCATTGGAACAATATTAACTTTTTAGACCAAATACTGAAACTGTGTTGGGTTAAAAGAACATGCTGATAAAGAATCCAAACTAAACAGGGAAAAAAGAGCATAAGGAAACAAATGAAAGGGCACTCAAACCAAATAATAATGAAGTTATCATCCATGGAGAGAGGGGAGGAAGTGATATTCTCGTAAACAATCTTCCCTGTCTCTAAGCAAACCAGGTATCATTTACAGAATTTGAAAGCGTAGAACTGACATAGTAGTTTACAGTAAAATGTTAAACCAGATAGAGTAGCAGTGGTTTgtgaaatttaattttagaagtCCAAGCAACCCTTCAACAATGGGGACCGAGTTAATCATCATGCAAATAAACACACaagtaaaaaaatgaaaaaaggaaGCGTGAAGGAGCACAGTACAAAAAAGGCAAGCCATCGAGTGGAATCAAATAAAACAACACTGCACCACGAAATTGCAAAAGCTAgtaaaccaaataaaaatggGAAGACAATGATGATTTGCATTAACCTTCGCCTCATATCACTAATTAAAGGATTGGAAACGATACTATACATATACACCTTTCATGATCCACCCCACCATCACCCTGTAAAGTATTGGTAACCCACAATTAATTTCCCACTTTCTGCCTTTACCCTACCCCTCTATCCtagccaaaaaaaaaaactgaaacccCACTTCTTCTTCCTGGTGGAAGAAGAGGgggaaaaggagaaaaaaacaGAGAGAACTAAGAGACCATTTTCATGATTGAGGAGCTAGCTAAACAAGTAGTATAGGAATAGCCTAGTGTTTAACATCCAGAGAGAAGAAACTAAAAGGGAAAGAAAGTTAAGTATGATAATTGAAAGGGCTGGTAGTAGTAGTAACTAGTAACTAGACTCTAAGCAAATAAATACTGAGCTCAGGTGCTCCATTGCTGTCAGGATTCATCATGTAGAAGGCCTCAGAGTCTCTGGACCCAACAATTCTCTCAAACCTAGCCCTCATGTACATCACCTCCCCGTCACCTCCATCACTCTTATTACTCACTGGCAGAACACCTGCACCCATTGAAATTGGCTCCACGGCCTTGAGGATTTCCCAGTCTTTCGCTCCACATTCTCTTCTGGTGGCAAAGCCACACTTTTTGCCGTTGCAGTAGGTTCTCCACACGGACTCCTGAAGCAGCCTCAAGCTCTTCTTCTCTGACTCTTTGTCCTTGTCGCATTCCAGCGCGATTCGGACCAGCCCAGAAGCCATTTCACGAACCAAACCGGTTATGGGTGTGGCAAGCTCGATGACGAAAGCGGGTTGGGAAGTAGGGTCCTTCTGGAAGGCGAAGTGGACATGGCCGCGACGGTAGCCGAAGAGGGTGCCGACGACTCGAGAACCaaggccgaaaggaaggttggAGCGGTTCTTGCCGAAGACGGTGAGGACGGAGCGGAGCCTTGAGATTGCGACGGCCTGAAGCTTTTTTTTTTGCGAAGTGGCTGCAGGGCCTGGGAGTGGAACAGCCTTGTCATctttttcttgttcttcttttccCTTTGTGTTTGTGTCTTCGTCTATGGTTTTGGGCATTGTTTCAGAGGTGGGGGGGACTTGGACGTCTTCATTTCCAACCTTGTTGGTCCAATGGAAATGCCTCTTGGAGGATGAGTCTTGAGGTTGAGGGGTTGAGGTTGTATCCATGACTAGTGTCTTCGTAAGAGAAAGGAAGAACAGGCTTTAAAAAGAAGGTCAGGTGGTAGACAGAGAGAGACGAGAGAGTATGAATCTGGTTTCTTCTTTTTACTGTTGGGGATAGATATGTTGGGCTTTTAGGtttatttaattgtttctttGTTATTCTGGCCATCTCCCCCCTTTCATATAGTGAGTGCAAGAGAATCCTGACAAAAGAAACATAACCAGTCCCACCAGCTGATATAGGAAATCAGAGAGAGACTGGGATAGAGTGCGCTTCaaatagaaaagaaaggaaTCTAAGGAGACAATGTGTTTGTTATTTCACTTTCTGGTGGGGTAGGgagggagagagaaagagagagagaggctTCGCCCTGTGCCATTGTGCTCGACTAAACTCTTTTGACTTGATGCCCAAAACGGTAAAAAGGATTAAAAAACCTAAAGCaagaacaaacaaaacacaaagCCATCACTGTTGAAACTCGACATGCACTTAGCACACTCTTCTGCACCATCTATGTCTTCTAGTGCAAAGGCGCACCATGGTGACATCAGGTTAACCATTACTGAATTCTCGTGGCTCATGTTGGCTACAGAGACTACATTACACGTATCAGCAAACTGACACCTCGTTCTAGGTTAGTCCCCTAAGCACTCAATCCTACTGCACTGTTATGAAAATTGACACTTAAGGTTTAGCTCTACATAATTAGACTTTGGTTGCTAGGTCTAGAGTTCATGAGCTAGTAAATTACACGAGAAAATTTGATGGGATATCCGTAAAGAAAAAGAATGACAGGGACACTGCTATTGTAGTATTGAAATGACATGACTCCGTTTACGGCAGTATTTCGAGCTTGCAAGATCTCCCACATTCTAATCAAGGCAACAAATAAACCAAACACCATTGCTTCTACGTATTTGATAATTTGTTACAATCTAATAAAATTTAGTAGCTATTGTCAGAATTGAGCTAGGAGTTGTTAGAATATGGA encodes:
- the LOC137807667 gene encoding protein MIZU-KUSSEI 1, whose translation is MDTTSTPQPQDSSSKRHFHWTNKVGNEDVQVPPTSETMPKTIDEDTNTKGKEEQEKDDKAVPLPGPAATSQKKKLQAVAISRLRSVLTVFGKNRSNLPFGLGSRVVGTLFGYRRGHVHFAFQKDPTSQPAFVIELATPITGLVREMASGLVRIALECDKDKESEKKSLRLLQESVWRTYCNGKKCGFATRRECGAKDWEILKAVEPISMGAGVLPVSNKSDGGDGEVMYMRARFERIVGSRDSEAFYMMNPDSNGAPELSIYLLRV